The segment TGACGTTACCGGTTTCTCAGTTTTGTATGGATCATCAAATAGAACTTATTGCATTGTTCCCAAACGCAACACACCTTATTCAGCCGCTTGACGTTGCTCTGTTTCGGACGCTTAAATCGAGCTGGAGAGACTGCATAAATGATTGGCGAGTGCAAAATGAAAGGAATTTACGAAGAGAAGACTTTGGCCCACTCCTCAAAATCGCTATTGAACGCATAGAACTTCCAAAGGTGATGAGCAATGGTTTCAGGAAGTGTGGCCTTTTCCCGTTTTCAGCCGATGCACTTCAATACAATCAACtgttgcagaaaaaaaagaatgacgCGATAGTAACTTCGACATCAGAACACAATGCtgaaaatcatttattatttattgagagtcacattgatgaaaatttattggGTATATTCAAATACGCTAATGAAATTGGAATCTATAACGGCACAGATGAAAACCTTGGCCTTTTCTATTTTtggcaaaaaattttgaaattaacaagtaattatttttaatttttaatttaactttttttttaactttttaaatatacacgtatattttactttatacatctttatatatattatctttacacacacacacacacacacacacacacacgcgcgcgcgcgcgcgcgcgcaaattTAGTTAATCGCGTCTATCAGATTTcactttgaaataaatttattttttaattgtattttgcactgtattttaaattgctttaGAAGGAGGTCATTCTAGTATTCTAAATACTGAAGATTTCAATTCTACGGATGAAATTGGCATTCTTATCATGGGTGACCCAAATCAGAATCTTGATCTCAGCATTAATCATGAAACTTGTGCCTTACAATCTAGTTTCAATGTTGCATCCTATCAAATAGATAATTCAGAGCATCAAAgtctgaaagaaaaagaaaatattttaccgcTAAAGAATCCTGAAGATAATTCGACGGACGAAGTACTTTTTCAAGAACATCCCAGGCTGACAGTTGATTTGACTGACAAAGCAAATGCGAGCCCGAACAATCTTCCGCAGATCGTAATGCAAAATGAAACGGTCACTGCAGGATGTTCACAATTCAACATTAATGAAGATACGACAATAAacaagtaaattttatcaactttttagaacaattattttcaattgttacattcaattaaaataaaatcgttcTATTTTTTCAGAGCAATTAATGCTAATGTTAATACCACTGGAGATATCCAATCAGTTTCAATGTCTGCTGTTGTTAATGACAATGgtacatataaatacatattaagtatattttattaaaaaatagaataggAATTGTCTAATctctattatttttcagatttcttAGACGTTCCTTCTGATATCCCAGATGTTTTTAAAAAGGCTATATTTTGGCCCCGCAAAAACAATTCAGCAACGAAAAAACGTGCtgtaaaagtcaaaatacCTTCAGTGGCCACTTCGTTGGCTTGGCAAGAATATCACCGAGAGAAAGAAATGGAGAAATGTCGACGTCAAAATGCAatcgaagagagaaaaagaaaacggcAAGAAACAGCTGAGAAGAAAAGACAAGAaacagaagagaaaaaaagacaaaaagtgTTGCAACAAGCTGAAAAAGCtgccaaaaaaaataatagcttaaacagaaaaaataaacgtgGGAAATAATGTGTGTGACGGCCGCCTGCGTAAAACAACACCTCCACAATgtgcattatatttaatattaatattaatattgttttacaacaaataaaaataatttctttgatactttatttcattaatgatGTTCTTCTCCAATTTATCTCTAAATGACGAGAAAATTAATCTGCCAGTCACTAAATGGTTAATAACCGGTACATTCAATTTGACGCACCGGTTAATGACCGGTACATGCGATCTAACGCACCGGTTAATAACCGGTACATTCGATCTGATGCACCGGTTACTAACCGGGACAGATGGCGGTCACTAATAAGGCCAAATTTAAATCATGCGGTCACTAATGCGTACATTTACATagtctgcaattttttttttaataagtttattaaattatatttagagtTCGAGTAAAAGATTTTTCgatacaaaaatgattataatcttGAGTTCggtataattgttttttatttaaattactctAGAGtacttttctttcttattaaCTCATATGAAAATCTTACATGGTCACAAATAGGGACATTTaccttatattaaaaaaaagtttttctcacaaaaaacctttccaaaaaaattgtacttttaaaaaaagttatatatattaaataaaaatttgctacatattctgtctataaaagaggtgatatcagaaaatgacgccaagtttaaataaagaacctttcaaaaaaagttgcatgtatatctaattatttattttaaaatgatatttatgtttatatctagttaatttttcttaagtatactttttaaaataattgcatctgtatctagttattttttttatatctgtatctagttaaataaaaaaatttttcaaatttaattaaaataaaaaaatattacaaaatttcgcaaaaaacttggcgctgctataaaatagccttaaaatattattatacatcttaaaatattatagagcaatgaaggctattaaaatattattatacatcttaaaatattatagagcaatgaaggctattttatagcagcgccaagttttttgcgaaattttgtaatatttttttattttgattaaatttgaaaaatttttttatttaactagatacagatataaaaaaaataactagatacagatgcaattattttaaaaagtatacttaagaagaattaactagatataaacataaatatcatttttaaataaataattagatatacatgcaactttttttgaaaggttctttatttaaacttggcgtcattttctgatatcacctcttttatagacagaatatgtagcaaatttttatttaatatatacaactttttttaaaagtacaatttttttggaaaggttttttgtgagaaaaacttttttttaatataatatatttttgaaagtacagttctttgaaaaggttttttatgagaaaaactttttttaaaaaaacaattttttggaaagatttttttatgaggaaaacttttttttaatattttatcttgacctcaattgtatatataaaatcactaagatgtataattatttagataaaaaggAACACTGAAGATGGTTGAATGatcagccgaaacgtttgttcAAACATtggtttaataaaaaatatatatcaagaaatacaATCTACTTGGGCTTGAGATCCTCCCACCACTATatctatttgaaaattacaagCCTAAACttcaagtttattaaataaataaaaattatgaacttgaactaaaatttctttattccaAATCAGCAGaacagaatttaatatttgcaacgTCCATGAAAGATCAACAGAATGTGTATTTATTCAaatgtgtatttattaaaaaatattgattagatacaattataattgtatttaatggacgttacaaatattgatttttgtaatgtttttaaaataacattattgcgatgttttaattatataattaatataaaatgtaacgtTCCAGATTTGCCATATGAACGTTACGGCAACAATGTTACATTTGAAACGTTTCTCGGACGCCGCATCTAGGTTCCTTAAACGTTTCAGGAACGTCGCAAATGTAACATCCCATATGTAACGTAAATGATGTAGGACATTTTGGGTTACCGACATGTTTCGTAGATGTTTCTGAGATATACCGGCAAACGTTACACTGCCACAATGTGACATTGTTGTAACATTTCTGAAACGTAATTTTGTTTAGTGgattaattacataatgtcaattaatcatgctaattattacattattactcattttcgtTGTTTCATAATACCGTAGGTGTAAAGGGGCGGAGGGGTGGTGGAGCCTCTCGACGGGGGGAAAGAAAGGGGGAAATGGCGTGAAGGGGTTACgctaggggggggggggagggagggctAGAAGGGGATGAATGAAGTCCGTTGGCAACGCCAagtgttttttgtatttcttattaaatattttgttattttaattaaatttttaaaaattttgtatgtgcactaaaaataacatatcacttactttctagaatcaaattttgatcagttttatttatacattttatgtatattttatgtacgtttattttgaatttgcaccttgaataatatatcagttacttttcatgttgataatatattaaaaatttagataataattaaaatataaacattttggaatgtcttttttggaacttggccagactttatcatttatgaatttttgtgctatatatattattattatttttcctccttatttttcctctcatcctaaaaatatcattttattgctaagaaaagtaattattcggcttacttttcttttttaagtaacaattatctttaataaagaatattttcttgataatagtGTAACGGTTCGCCTTTCTCGACGCCGCGGATCTGCTCGCCGGAGTCAGGATTCGAGAGAAGGAGGGAAGCTTGATCGATCACtccatgaaatatattaaagctgCGTTTATTCAGTCAATTGTGGTGAAGAATACAAAGTGCGCTTCTGCGCGGACGTTCCCTCTTAAGGTCTATGGCGTTCACTTACACTAACGTTAACTACACTCTATATAATACAACCGCGTACCGGGAGAACCCTGGTTTTAGGAGAGGGAGCACCCGTCTCCTTTAGGACGGCCTAGCGCGCCGCGAGCCGGGAGAACCCTGGCTTCAGGGCGGGAGCACCCGGCCCTGTCGGTGGGACGTCGGAGAGACCGAACGCCGGGAGAGCCCTGGCAGCAGAGCGGGAGAACCCGGCCCTGTCGGCGGAAAATCGGAGATACCGAATACCGGGAGAAACCCTGGCAGCAGAGCGGGAGAACCCGGCCCTGTCGGCGGAAAGTCGGAGAGACCGAACGCCGGGAGAAACCCTGGCAGCAGAGCGGGAGAACCCGGCCCTGTCGGCGGAAAATCGGAGAGACCGAACGCCGGGAGAAACCCTGGCAGCAGAGCGGGAGAACCCGGCCCTGTCGGCGGAAAGTCGGAGCAGGTATATCTCGGGAGCACCCAGAGATGTGGTCTGGTCGGACACCGGATCGGGACAGGTCTCGTTATGCTGGCCGAGCCGGCTTATATACCCGGCTCGGGCCTCCCACCCGCGAGTATCGGTCGCGCAGTGGGAGCGGTCCCCACGCTGGGGCGTCGCATGGGCGCGAGCGCTCGTGGGCGTCATAGGCGTCGAGCCTACGTCTGGTCGGTCGCTAGGGACGATGAGTGGTAGGCGCATCGTCACATCACCCCCCCTCTTAGACTAACGCAAGAAATAGACTCTGGCTTAATGACTTGAATTTTctgtgtttattatttatatttttttttcttaacctAGGCTTACAATGTATTCCTTAACCTATGCTTAACCTAAGCGCTGTACGCTACGGGGACGGCCACGGCGGTCGAACCGGATGATCCACCGTCCGGTCGCGGTGAGGATCCGGTACTTCCGGCCGAGGATGGCGGTGAGGAACGGGACCTCGACCTCGGTGCCGTCGCCCAGTGTCACGGTCACCACTTGGGGCCCAGGTTGCCGGGGTCCCAGTCCGATAGACCTGGCGAGCGCGGGTTGGCCGGAACTGGCTGGTGGCAGGTCGGGCATGGCTGGCCCGGGCGTTGAGGCTGGTCTGGCCGGGACGGGGCGCCTGATGAGCCTGGGCGGAGGCCGACTGGGGCCGGTGGCGACGGGCGATGCGCCGGGCGTGGTAGACCCGGGTGCCGGAACGGCGGCCTTATCGGGGCCGGCAACAAAGGCCGGCGGTGAGTCGGGCGTGGCTGGCCCTGGCGGGTTACCTGGGCTGGCTTCGGTGGACGGCCGGGTGGGTTGTCGGCTGCGAACGGCGGTCGCGACGCACGACCGTCGCCTGGGCTTTGGCGGTGGTAGCGGGGCGAGGAGCAGGATCGCTTTTCGGCGGTTCTCCCGGTCCGAGCGTTGTACTGACGTCCCGGGTCGAGGCGGCCGAGAAACAGGTCGCTTCGGGGCATCGGGCGGCTTGGCTGCTGGCTCCGCCGTTGGCTGGGGGCTCGGGGTTGGTCGAGGCCCTGGCGTCGGCTGGGAATCCGGTGTGGTCTCGGTCTGACCGGACTCGCTCGCGCTGTCGGAGATTTCCCCGAATAGGGCGTCCGCTATTTGCTGTGCGTCGGACATAGCGAAGGATTACTAAAAGCTCTATTTCCGGGCGGCTTTATATAGGCAAGCTCGAAGGGGCCGGAGTGGGGATGGAATGCGGCACGTGTCGGTTCTCGGCCGGCGTGCCGACGCTGGGAAAGCGGCCGGGAGTGGGAGTCAGGAATGCGGGCAGTAGTTCGTCCGTACGGCAAGCGCGCCGGAGTCGGTACGGGGACTGTGTCCCTGACAGTGGTCGTGCCGTAGGGCGGGCGCGTCGGTCGGCGTGCTCGGCTATTCCCCCTCTCCGTCGGACGGTTCTTCCTCGTCTGTGGGCCCGGTTTTGAGGTCCTGCACGTGGACGTGACGGTACCATTTGCCCTGTGCGCCCCGCAGGTCGACGATAACGGGTGATAGGATCCTCCGTACCTCTAGGGGCCCGATGAACTTGGGCGCTAGCTTAGCGTTAAACGCTTCGCTTCGGTTGGAGAGCGGGCGGTCCCGCTTCCACACCCGGTCGCCCAGCTTTGGCCGCCAGTCGCGACGCCGGAGATTATAGTGGCGCTCCTGTCGCTGGAAGGCGCGGGCCAAGTGGATCCTGGCGACTTCGAAGGCCTCGTCGAGTTGTCGGCAGACGTCCTCCGGGCTCCTGGAGTTGGTCGGTATCCGGCGGTCGCGCGGATCCGGCCTGGCCAGTTCTCGGCCATGAGTAAGGAAGGCGGGCGTATATCCGGTGGCCTCGTGCCGCGCGGTGTTTACGGCGAATTGTAGAGCGTCGACATGTTCGTCCCAGTTTCGGTGCCGTTCCTGGACGTACTGCGCGATCATGGTCTTGATCGTCCGGTTGGCTCGTTCCACCGGATTGCAGTGCGGTGCGTACACCGGCGCGGTCTGGTGTCGTATCCCGAAGGAGTCGAGCATGGTCCGGAATTGTCGCGATGTGAATTGCGTTCCATTGTCTGATATGATGCGTTGCGGGCACCCGTGCCGGTAGATGACTCGCCTTGTAATTTCGCGGGCGAGAGTGGGAGCCGTGGCCTGTCGCAGGGGTACTAGCTCTATCCACTTGCTGAAACGGTCTTGGGCCGTCAGTAGCCAGGTGTGCCCTTTCGCAGACCGGGGTAGAGGACCCACCAAATCTACGGACACCTGTTGCCACGGCTCGGTGACGGGGGTGGCGTGTAGCCGTCCGGCTGGTCGTTGCTGCGGTGGCTTGTATGCCAAACAGGTGGGGCAGCGGCGGACATATCGCGCGACCTCCCGGAACATTCTCGGCCAATAATAGAGCGACGCGACGCGGGCGACTGTCTTGGCTACGCCCAGGTGTCCGGCCGTGGGATCATCGTGTAGGCGCCGCAGGAGGTCCTCCCTCTGGTCTCGGGGGACGCATTGTTTCCACTGGTCGGCGGCGGGTGCGTCGTGGAAATCCAGGCTGTGTAGCACGTGCCGGTACAGCTGTCCGTCGCGTATATCGTAATCAGGGTATTCTGCGGGCTGACTCTGCACCCGCAAGAGGAGTCGTCGGTACCACGGGCAGGCGGAACGTGGAGTAATTGCGCTGACCTGCGGCTCGCGTGACAGGGCGTCGGCCACCTGGTTCTGCGTCCCGCGCCGGTATCGTATACAGAAATCGAACTGCTGCAGTTCGAACAGCCAGCGGCCCAGTCGGCCGGTCGGGGCCTCTAATTGTTGCAGCCACTTGAGGGCCTGGTGGTCCGTGATGACGACGAACCGGTATCCCTCCAGGTATCCACGCATTCGACGAATGCCCCAAACTACGGCCAGGCACTCGAGCTCGGTGGCGCTGTAGTTACGCTCGGCGCCATTGAGAGTGCGGCTAGCGTAGGCAATCACCCGTTCTCCCTCTGCCAGCTGTTGGGTCAGAACGGCCCCGAGGCCGTGTGAGCTGGCGTCAGTTTGCAGTAGGAACGGTTTCGAGAAGTCGGGGCAGGCTAGCACGGGAGACGAAGTCAGCGCTGCCTTGAGCCGTCCGAACGCGAGGTCTTCCTCGGGCCCCCAAGACCATCGTACATTCTTCTTGGTGAGATGGGTCAGTGGTGCGGCGACCGTCGAGAAGTCCGGTATGAATCGCCGATACCACGAGGCCATCCCCAGAAACTGGCGGACCTTGCGGACTGTGGTGGGGGCAGGCCATCCGGTTATGGCGGCCACCTTGATCGGATCGGTGCGGACTCCATTTCGGTCGATGATATGACCAAGATAGCGCAGGCTCTCCCGTCCGAAGTGGCACTTGGCGGGATTAAGGCGGAGCTTGGCCTGGCGTAGGCGCCGGAAAACTTCGGCCAGGTGTTGTAGATGTTCCTCGAAGGTCCGGCTTGCGATCACGATGTCGTCCAAGTACACCAAGACGTGTGGTTCCAATTCCGGACCTAGGACGGAGTCGAGTAGCCGTTGGAAAGTAGCCGGTGCGGAGTGCAGGCCAAATGGCATAACTCGGAACTGGAACAATCCTTTTCCCGGGACCGTGAACGCGGTTGCTGGTCGGCTCTCTGGCGTGAGTGGAATCTGCCAGTACCCGCTCTTTAGATCTAGTGTGGACAGATACCGGGCCCCACGGAGTTTGTCCAGTGTTGCGGCAATATGTGGCAGCGGGTAGGCGTCTTTTACTGATGCGGCGTTGAGCTTGCGGAAATCGATGCAGAATCGGTGGGATCCGTCCCGCTTCCGTACGACCACAACCGGAGAGCTCCACGGGCTGTTGGACGGCTCAATTATGCCTTCGGCAAGCATGCTTTCGACCTCCCGATCGATAATAGCTTGCATGGCCGGGTTTCGGGGGCGATATCGCTGCTTGATGGGCGTCACGGGCTTGAGCCGTATATGGTGGGCCCCGCGATCGGTCGGCCCCTTGATGGCCTCAAAGCTCGGTAACTCGCGTTCTAGAAAGGTTCTCAGACGCGCCTCTTCTGATGGCGAGGCGTGGGTGCTGGCGGCCACCAGGCTGGTTGCTGCCGTGGTCGATGTCTCGGTTCGCGGAGGAGGAGGCAGAGTGATGCCCAGTTTTGCCCACAGATCGACACCGATCAGCATCGGACTACCCAGGCGGGGTAGTACCGCAAAGCGGTGAGTGTATGTGTTTCCTTGCACGGAGATGGGCAGGACTATAGTTTCGGTGATAGGGACGCTGGTCCCGTCGGCGAGATCGACCCGATCGGTCGCGGCTTCTAGGTGGTACGGGCTGCCTTCGCACAGGCGTACCGTTGCCTGATCGACGAACGAGAGTTCGGAACCTGAGTCCAGCAGCGCCCAGCGCGTATGTTGTAGAATCCGAACTCGGAGGTGCGGTCGGGGCTGGTACCTCATTCGGAGGCGGGCTGGGCGGCGGCCGCAACGTCCCCGGCCCGGCTGGCGTTTCCCGACGGTGGGTGACAATCGCGAGTCAGGACGCCATCCTTCCCGCAACGGGAACAAAACTTCTTAGCCGGCCGTCGGCAGTCCTGACGTGTATGCCCACGCTGCTTGCACCGCCAGCAACATTCATCCCGGCTGTAAGCGGCAGCCGCGGCGGTCTTGCAGCCGGGAGTTCCGGTCCGCTCGGTCCGACGGTGGTTTATGGCCTCCAACTGGGCGGCTCTGGTGCTTAGCTCGCCCACTGTGGTAGCGTCGGTCAGCTGAACGTACAGCTGGTACTCCGGGCCCATGTTTTCATGTAGTTGCTCTACTTGATCTCGCGCGGTGTAGCCCCCAGCCCGGCGCATCATGGTCAACAACGCCGTGGCGTAGGCCTGAAATGGCTCGTCCGGCCGTTGATAACGGCCTTGTATGTCCCGCCGGAGCCGGCGCTGGTAGCCCGGCGGCAAATAATGCCCGCGGAGCTGGTCGCAGAACTCCCTCCATGTGGTCCAGGTATCGCGGTTATTTCGATACCACAAGAGGGCGTCGCCTTTTAGCATTTCGGGCAACCCCAGCAACAGCTGATCGTCTCGGCACCCGTATCCTTGCCGCAACTCGTCTACGCGCTCGAGGAAGGCCAGCGGGTCCTTTCCGTCGAAGTGGAGCCCCCATTTCCTTATCTGGTTCATGACCTTTGCCGGGTCGGCCATGGGTGTTTCTACGACGGTGGACGGGCCGGGGTTTGTGCTAGCGGTGTCTAGCGGCATATTCCCGGATCCCGTGGCAACGCGGTTCTCAAACAGTGAGGGGTTCTGTGCCACAAATCGCCGCAGCCGCTTTCGCAATTCGTCGAGAGTTCCCTCGGTCGATAGTCCTTGCGCGGCTAGCTCCTCGATGGCCTCTCGCTTGGAGATATAGTCGATCCACCGTGGCATGGAGTCTTATGCCGATCGTAGCTTCCTCTAGTCAGGTCCCTGTTCGGGCGCCATGTAACGGTTCGCCTTTCTCGACGCCGCGGATCTGCTCGCCGGAGTCAGGATTCGAGAGAAGGAGGGAAGCTTGATCGATCACtccatgaaatatattaaagctgCGTTTATTCAGTCAATTGTGGTGAAGAATACAAAGTGCGCTTCTGCGCGGACGTTCCCTCTTAAGGTCTATGGCGTTCACTTACACTAACGTTAACTACACTCTATATAATACAACCGCGTACCGGGAGAACCCTGGTTTTAGGAGAGGGAGCACCCGTCTCCTTTAGGACGGCCTAGCGCGCCGCGAGCCGGGAGAACCCTGGCTTCAGGGCGGGAGCACCCGGCCCTGTCGGTGGGACGTCGGAGAGACCGAACGCCGGGAGAGCCCTGGCAGCAGAGCGGGAGAACCCGGCCCTGTCGGCGGAAAATCGGAGATACCGAATACCGGGAGAAACCCTGGCAGCAG is part of the Linepithema humile isolate Giens D197 chromosome 3, Lhum_UNIL_v1.0, whole genome shotgun sequence genome and harbors:
- the LOC136998966 gene encoding uncharacterized protein, producing MSDAQQIADALFGEISDSASESGQTETTPDSQPTPGPRPTPSPQPTAEPAAKPPDAPKRPVSRPPRPGTSVQRSDRENRRKAILLLAPLPPPKPRRRSCVATAVRSRQPTRPSTEASPGNPPGPATPDSPPAFVAGPDKAAVPAPGSTTPGASPVATGPSRPPPRLIRRPVPARPASTPGPAMPDLPPASSGQPALARSIGLGPRQPGPQVVTVTLGDGTEVEVPFLTAILGRKYRILTATGRWIIRFDRRGRPRSVQRLG
- the LOC105668945 gene encoding uncharacterized protein, which gives rise to MGKIRKKWSDTQLEKALVDVRSGKSINAISKSSGIPKSTLIAKLKGHRPIGKRTGPPTVLSAEEEAIIVRWMLYLSKRGFPVTKTQLLCNVACLIKQLGRETPFANGQPGRHWYEAFLRRHQEISIRIAQNLPKSRASVTEDILRGWFKEIEQHLVKNQLIDIDGARIFNCDESAFYLCPKGERVLVRKGDKAVYNFTQNDEKECLTVLFMTNATGALVSPMIVFPYERIPYSVSQSVPIDWSIGKSENGWITAEIFYEYISNIFEPWLTAHNIERPVILYVDGHFSHMTLPVSQFCMDHQIELIALFPNATHLIQPLDVALFRTLKSSWRDCINDWRVQNERNLRREDFGPLLKIAIERIELPKVMSNGFRKCGLFPFSADALQYNQLLQKKKNDAIVTSTSEHNAENHLLFIESHIDENLLGIFKYANEIGIYNGTDENLGLFYFWQKILKLTKGGHSSILNTEDFNSTDEIGILIMGDPNQNLDLSINHETCALQSSFNVASYQIDNSEHQSLKEKENILPLKNPEDNSTDEVLFQEHPRLTVDLTDKANASPNNLPQIVMQNETVTAGCSQFNINEDTTINKAINANVNTTGDIQSVSMSAVVNDNDFLDVPSDIPDVFKKAIFWPRKNNSATKKRAVKVKIPSVATSLAWQEYHREKEMEKCRRQNAIEERKRKRQETAEKKRQETEEKKRQKVLQQAEKAAKKNNSLNRKNKRGK